The window CCGTAGGTGTCGCCCTGGCTGCCCCAGCCGTATCCGCTGGTGCCGTTATAAAGGCCGACGCCACCACCCGGAATCATCACGTCGAACTGACCCTGGTTCACGTCAGCACCGATGTTGGTGACCATCACGATCAACTTCTTGCCGGCGAGAGCCTTGTGGTTCTGCTTGGTTTCGTACTTGCCCTTTCCGGTAAAGGTGAGCTGGAAGCACTTGCCGCACTGGCCACCGTTAGAGGCGGGGACTGCGGCGAAGGCAAAGCCGATATTGTCGCAGCCGTCAACGGTAAACGGAATCTGGCTTGTGCAGGTTGCTGCACTACCGCCGTTACAGACGCTCTGTGCGTTGTAGTCCGTGTTTTCGGTCTTGCCGTTTGCGCTGCACTGCTTTGCGGGGCCTGCGCTGCCTGCGTTGTTAGTCCAGGAGCAGCTGGGCTTGCAGCCGTCCCAGTAGCGGCTAGCGAAACCGGTACCGGTTGAGCCGCCCTTGGTCTTGATGGCCGGGCAGCCAGAGGTAACGACCTGCGTGCTGCTAGAAGATTTTGCGACGCTAGAGGAGGACGGGGCAACGCTTGCAGAAGACTTGTTCTGTTGCTGTTGGCTAGAGGAAGACTTAGCCTGCTGCTGGCTGCTAGAAGACTTTGCCTGTTGCTGCTGGCTAGACGAAGATGCTGGCTTGCTTGTTGCGCCAGAAATGGTGATGATGAATTCGTAGTCCTTGCCGTTCACCTTGAAGAATTCGCTTACGGAATTTCCGTCATCCGGCTGGAAGTGTTCAGGAACGGTACTTGCAGGAATGGTGTAGGTGTCACCGCTCTGCTTGGGTTCTTCGAGCCACCAGGCGTTCCAGGACATACGGGTAACGTTTTCCACGCCGCTGAACTTGACTTCGGTAGTCTTTGCGTTCTTGGCGACCGTCTGCGTAAGGCTTCCCGAAATGGTGAGTTTGCCGTCGGTTACGACCTGCTGTGCCGAAGAAGCCGGAGTATCCTGCTGTGCGACAGAGGAAGAGCTGGCCGGCGAGTCGTTGGTGCTGCTGGTCGGAGCTTCGGTACCGCTAGAAGCGGGAGTGCTGATTGCGGACGAAGCCGGGATATCGATAGTTGCCGAAGAAGACGGCGGCAAGGCCATCGAAGCTGTTTCGCGAGTCACGATGGCGAGTTCGTCGATTTTGATGTTGCTGATAATGATGGAGCTGCCGTCAATTGAGACCATGTTGCCGGTCGTGTAGGAGTCGTCGGTAAATACGAACGAAGCGAGCACGGTGCCATTGAGGTCGGTCACGATACCAGCGGGGTAGATGAGGTAGGGCTGGTCGGCAGTAATG is drawn from uncultured Fibrobacter sp. and contains these coding sequences:
- a CDS encoding glycosyl hydrolase family 5: MKHQFLKSVLALSTVLAFVNCSDDTAEAINNLDPSALQPSENNPGTTTTSADDPCWLITADQPYLIYPAGIVTDLNGTVLASFVFTDDSYTTGNMVSIDGSSIIISNIKIDELAIVTRETASMALPPSSSATIDIPASSAISTPASSGTEAPTSSTNDSPASSSSVAQQDTPASSAQQVVTDGKLTISGSLTQTVAKNAKTTEVKFSGVENVTRMSWNAWWLEEPKQSGDTYTIPASTVPEHFQPDDGNSVSEFFKVNGKDYEFIITISGATSKPASSSSQQQQAKSSSSQQQAKSSSSQQQQNKSSASVAPSSSSVAKSSSSTQVVTSGCPAIKTKGGSTGTGFASRYWDGCKPSCSWTNNAGSAGPAKQCSANGKTENTDYNAQSVCNGGSAATCTSQIPFTVDGCDNIGFAFAAVPASNGGQCGKCFQLTFTGKGKYETKQNHKALAGKKLIVMVTNIGADVNQGQFDVMIPGGGVGLYNGTSGYGWGSQGDTYGGLLSECEKEVGYNASNLLTKRKECLVEKCNKSFSSDATAKQGCLFLANFMEAAGNPNHEYTEVECPEVLKQKY